One Rhea pennata isolate bPtePen1 chromosome 3, bPtePen1.pri, whole genome shotgun sequence DNA segment encodes these proteins:
- the STPG4 gene encoding protein STPG4, protein MGFLAKVLPTPIPGTYAVRDFLQEAQLNPVKPTYSFKGEGRRRIPIYERTVDNSLPNVSAYVPPTFIDLLGKKLATYSFKNLPRRSPSTLCFKDKDTNIAPGQYDISSPPVPMFASKQFMFRSAVQRSSSNYFTPKEGPGPGHYEIKKKTSRTVCSCFQSKVPRMLPVRSDTPGPGAYEPTRQFPRQPRTIASLGQEHSIFFSSCLLEGELSLEQFAAAATPCGESYKQDMT, encoded by the exons ATGGGTTTTCTTGCCAAGGTTCTG CCAACACCAATACCAGGTACTTACGCAGTACGAGATTTTCTTCAAGAAGCCCAGCTCAACCCAGTGAAGCCCACATACAGTTTTAAAGGAGAAGGCAGAAGGAGAATACCCATCTACGAACGAACAGTTGATAACTCACTACCGAATGTTTCTGCATACGTTCCTCCTACTTTTATAGATTTGCTAGGGAAAAAGCTAGCAACGTATTCGTTTAAAAACTTACCAAGAAGAAGTCCCAGTACCTTATGTTTTAAAGACAAG GATACTAACATTGCACCAGGACAGTATGACATCAGCTCTCCTCCAGTTCCCATGTTTGCTTCCAA ACAGTTTATGTTTCGTTCTGCTGTCCAGAGGTCCTCAAGTAATTACTTCACTCCA AAAGAAGGCCCGGGACCAGGTCACTAcgaaataaagaaaaaaacatctcgCACTGTGTGCTCATGTTTCCAGTCGAAAGTACCCAGGATGCTGCCAGTCCGCTCA GATACACCAGGGCCTGGAGCCTATGAACCCACAAGACAGTTTCCAAGGCAGCCACGAACTATTGCTAGCTTGGGTCAGGAGCACAGCATCTTCTTCAGCA GTTGCCTTCTGGAGGGCGAGCTGTCGCTGGAGCAGTTCGCGGCGGCCGCCACTCCGTGTGGGGAGTCCTACAAACAAGATATGACGTAA